The nucleotide window CCAGAAGCCAAGCTGGTTCTGGCCAACCCTGAAATCATCCATACCGAAGGCCGCGTCACCTCGGCGGAAGGCTGCCTGAGCCTCCCGGACTTTCGCGAGAATGTGACGCGCCCGCGTAGCGTCACCGTGCGCGCGCAGGACATCAACGGCCAGTGGTTCGAGAAGACCGGGGAAGAACTGCTCGCCCGCGCTCTCCTGCATGAGACCGATCACCTCAACGGCAGGCTCTACATAACCCACATCAGCGCACTCAAACGCGACCTGATGAAACGCAAGATCAGGAAGCTCCAGAAGCTCGGCGAGTGGTAGAGCAACCACTCGGCTCGCATGCACGGAAGCAGTCGCGCGAGCCCCCTGTACAATTGAGTCCGCAATGCGACTCGTGTTTTGCGGAACGCCACAATTCGCCGCCCCTACGCTGGAAGCGCTAGTCCGCGCCGGTCACGATGTTTCGCTCGTCGTCACTCAGCCCGACCGTCCGAAGGGGCGCGGCATGGAGGTTGCCTTCTCGCCAGTGAAGCGGAAGGCCCTCGAGCTTGCGTTGCCGGTTCTGCAACCGGCCAAAATCAAGAGTAATCATGAGTTCCGCGCCCAGCTCGAAGAACTCAATCCCGATGCCATCATCGTCGTCGGCTACGGACGGATCATTCCGCAGTGGATGATTGATTTTCCTGCTCTCGGCAACCTGAACCTGCACGCATCGCTGTTGCCGAAGTACCGTGGTGCAGCGCCGATTCAGTGGGCGATCGCACGTGGTGAAACCGTCACGGGCAACACCACCATGCGCATTGACGCCGGACTCGACACGGGAGACATTCTGCTGCAACGCGAGCTTGCGATTGAACCCGGCGACACCTCTGTGACGCTTGCGCCGCGATTGGCCGCCATGGGAGCCGAACTCATGGTAGAGACGCTGCGCGGCCTCGCCGCTGGGGAAGTTACTTCTCGCCCGCAGGATCACGCCCGAGCGACTCTGGCTCCGATTCTGACGAAGGAGGACGGCGCTGTTGATTTCAAGCAGACGGCAACTGAGATCGTAAACCGCTGGCGGGGATTCCAACCATGGCCCGGCGCTTACACAAACTTCCGCGGCAAAAAGCTGAACCTGCTTTCGGTGAAGGCCTTCCCAGGCGACAGTGCCCTG belongs to Clostridia bacterium and includes:
- the def gene encoding peptide deformylase codes for the protein MIYPIVKFGDPVLETPAKPVTGFDGDFKKLVEDMFESMYEAHGVGLAAPQIGLALRLAVIDISFKEDPEAKLVLANPEIIHTEGRVTSAEGCLSLPDFRENVTRPRSVTVRAQDINGQWFEKTGEELLARALLHETDHLNGRLYITHISALKRDLMKRKIRKLQKLGEW
- the fmt gene encoding methionyl-tRNA formyltransferase; the encoded protein is MRLVFCGTPQFAAPTLEALVRAGHDVSLVVTQPDRPKGRGMEVAFSPVKRKALELALPVLQPAKIKSNHEFRAQLEELNPDAIIVVGYGRIIPQWMIDFPALGNLNLHASLLPKYRGAAPIQWAIARGETVTGNTTMRIDAGLDTGDILLQRELAIEPGDTSVTLAPRLAAMGAELMVETLRGLAAGEVTSRPQDHARATLAPILTKEDGAVDFKQTATEIVNRWRGFQPWPGAYTNFRGKKLNLLSVKAFPGDSALLAPGEIAIHCDTLIAGCGESTVLEIQELQIEGKKRAAARDFINGYRPQPGERLGPAPSNS